The Candidatus Parvarchaeota archaeon genome includes a window with the following:
- a CDS encoding nicotinamide-nucleotide adenylyltransferase, with protein sequence MKDNNGYKDGLFVGRFQPVHNGHVKAIRHALGKCKRLIVLVGSSQKSYEPQDPFTVGQRIEMLHQALTDEGVGKNCIILSVPDIQNNALWVSHIESLVPSFDIVFSNNPLVKRLFEDAGYKVESSHMFARETLEGTRIRRLMFETTGEEWRHYVPKAVAEFVKRNNAIWKIKSIMGTDKA encoded by the coding sequence ATGAAAGACAATAACGGATACAAAGATGGGCTGTTTGTAGGCAGGTTCCAGCCAGTGCACAATGGCCATGTGAAGGCAATTAGGCATGCGCTTGGCAAGTGCAAGAGGCTCATAGTTCTTGTGGGAAGTTCGCAAAAATCCTACGAGCCGCAGGACCCTTTCACAGTGGGGCAGAGAATTGAGATGCTCCACCAGGCACTGACAGACGAAGGCGTGGGAAAAAATTGCATTATCCTGTCAGTTCCAGACATCCAGAACAACGCACTTTGGGTCAGCCACATTGAGTCGCTTGTGCCAAGCTTTGATATCGTGTTTTCAAACAACCCACTTGTAAAGCGGCTTTTCGAGGATGCAGGCTACAAGGTTGAAAGCAGCCACATGTTCGCACGGGAAACGCTTGAGGGCACAAGGATAAGAAGGCTCATGTTTGAAACCACGGGGGAAGAGTGGAGGCACTATGTTCCAAAAGCAGTTGCAGAATTTGTCAAGCGCAACAACGCGATTTGGAAAATAAAATCGATAATGGGAACTGACAAGGCCTGA